One window from the genome of Bacillus rossius redtenbacheri isolate Brsri chromosome 12, Brsri_v3, whole genome shotgun sequence encodes:
- the LOC134537315 gene encoding gastrula zinc finger protein XlCGF57.1-like, with amino-acid sequence MDWWSEDDFGNECWSIRLQKWLQEPSRTINEAIKQRNELNSGSCHNEENDGQKDDLQQDDDSSEDNSNASVIILDSDSSMEPCDITFPIFKPEVTESNNEEKCKEVASVEKQLVCSSSEESNRFPSGSITPVFQHSDNSKSSISPVSSEDLQNRSPLKSENTNISLNDSSCSVGDNVLLSRKYVNILNISKTTHVNFFNCTSTTEANVYSQSMVGSFSCYICKQTFTNRGTLKQHIRVHRPRKQPLCAARSAEFICKSSQKNQIKNVKSNLLSCLFCYKKYTKYYLRQHMHTHTTGKPFSCSVCSAKFITKQSLKRHILTHTGEKPFSCSVCSEKFRLKETLENHVHTHTGEKPFSCSVCSAKFCTKKSLKRHIRTHTSEKPFSCSVCSAKFSTKQSLLVHIHIHTKPFSCSVCSAKFSLKRSLIVHIRIHTGEKPFSCPVCSVNFRLKGTLGNHIRTHTGEKPFSCSVCSAKFSTKKSLKCHILTHSDEKPFSCSVCSAKFSTKKSLKWHILTHSDEKPFSCSVCSAKFSVERYLKSHIRTHTYEKPFSCTICSAKFSIRRYLKKHIRIHTDQKPFPCTM; translated from the exons ATGGATTGGTGGAGTGAAGACGATTTTGGTAACGAATGCTGGAGTATTAGGCTACAGAAATGGCTGCAGGAACCTAGTAGAACTATTAACGAAGCAATAAAACAAAGAAATGAACTGAAT AGTGGTAGTTGTCATAATGAAGAGAATGATGGTCAGAAGGATGACCTTCAGCAAGATGATGACAGCAGTGAAGACAACAGCAATGCAAGCGTTATCATTCTAGACTCTGATTCCTCCATGGAGCCTTGTGACATCACATTTCCTATTTTCAAACCAGAG GTGACTGAGAGTAATAATGAAGAGAAATGTAAAGAAGTAGCTTCTGTTGAAAAACAACTTGTATGCAGCTCTTCTGAAGAAAGCAACA gaTTTCCAAGCGGCAGTATTACACCAGTGTTTCAACACTCGGATAATTCAAAAAGCAGTATTTCTCCAGTGTCATCAGAAGATTTACAAAACAGGAGTCCCTTGAaatcagaaaatacaaatataagttTGAATGATTCTTCATGCTCAGTGGGTGACAATGTattattaagtagaaaatatGTAAACATCCTGAACATCAGCAAAACTACCCATGTAAACTTTTTTAATTGCACGAGCACAACTGAAGCTAATGTTTATAGTCAGTCTATGGTGGGGTCCTTTTCTTGTTATATTTGTAAGCAAACGTTTACAAACAGAGGCACCTTGAAACAACACATTCGTGTTCACAGGCCACGGAAACAACCCTTATGTGCAGCACGAAGTGCAGAGTTTATTTGCAAAAGCAGCcagaaaaatcaaattaaaaatgtgaaaagtaATTTATTATCATGTTTGTTTTGCTACAAAAAATATACCAAGTATTATCTCAGACAACACATGCACACCCACACAACTGGGAAACCATTTTCGTGTTCAGTTTGCAGtgcaaaatttattacaaaacaatCTTTGAAACGTCATATACTTACTCACACCGGTGAGAAACCATTTTCATGTTCAGTATGTAGtgaaaaatttcgtttaaaagaaACTTTGGAAAATCATGTTCATACTCACACTGGTGAGAAACCTTTTTCCTGTTCAGTATGTAGCGcaaaattttgtacaaaaaaatctttgaaacGTCATATACGTACTCACACCAGTGAGAAACCTTTTTCCTGTTCAGTATGTAGTGCAAAGTTTAGTACAAAACAATCTTTGTTAGTGCATATACATATTCACACAAAACCATTTTCATGTTCAGTATGTAGtgcaaaatttagtttaaaacgaTCTTTGATAGTGCATATACGTATTCACACCGGTGAGAAACCATTTTCATGTCCTGTATGTAGTGTAAATTTTAGGTTAAAAGGCACTTTGGGAAATCATATTCGTACTCACACTGGTGAGAAACCTTTTTCCTGTTCAGTATGTAGTGCAAAATTTAGtacaaaaaaatctttgaaatgtcATATTCTAACTCATTCTGATGAGAAACCTTTTTCCTGTTCAGTATGTAGTGCAAAATTTAGtacaaaaaaatctttgaaatggCATATTCTAACTCATTCTGATGAGAAACCTTTTTCATGTTCAGTATGTAGTGCAAAATTTAGTGTCGAAAGGTACTTAAAAAGTCATATTCGTACTCATACTTATGAAAAACCATTTTCATGTACAATATGTAGTGCAAAATTTAGTATCAGAAGgtacttaaaaaaacatattcgCATTCATACTGATCAAAAACCATTTCCCTGTACAATGTAG